TTTCACAAAAGAAGTAATAGAAGGCTGGATTGCACAAAAACGTGGTGAGATTGAACAAGTCGAGCGGACAGTGAATCCAAAAGAGTATGAGCTGTATTACGACCTATAAACAAAGAAACAGCCCTTCTCTGATGAGGAGGGCTTTCACTTTGTCCCGAATAAAATGCTGTTTCCATTCACAAATTAAAGTTGTACTGTGAAAAAAACAGATGATCGGATGAACATAGACAATGGTGAATCGAACGATAACCCACTTGCTCATTTGTTTTGCTGCCATTCTTCTCTTAACTGTTAGCTTTCCAGTAGAAATTGAAATCGGTCAAAAAATTGTTTACGCCGAGCATTCGTTACCAATCATTAGCGACCAAGGTATTTTTACGATTGAGGTTTATCCCAGGAAACACAAGTTAATTGTCAAAAAGCATGGGAAAACAATAAAAACGTATCCCGTTGCCGTTGGTAATCCTTCTACACCTACACCAGTTGGAGAATACAAAGTCATATACAAAGGAAAAGATTGGGGACCCTCATTCGGTCCACGATGGTTAGGCTTAAACGTCCCTTGGGGAATTTATGGCATCCACGGCACAAACAAGCCATACTCCATCGGACAGCATTTGAGCCATGGTTGTATCCGCATGCGAAACAACGACGTCATCGAACTGTTCAAGATGATTCCACTCGGAACAAAAGTAACGATTTATGGTCATGTATTAGGGGACCCGAGCCACGATCCTAGAGATTTAGCAGAGGGCGACGTTGGTGGAGATGTACAGCTCATTCAATCTCGGTTGAAGAGCGCTGGTTATTATCACGGAATATGCGATGGCAAGTTTCGATCCTCGACAACTGCGGCTCTAAAGAAATTTCAACGGGATCGAAAATTAAAACCAAACGGTGTCGTGTCCAGCAAGATTTACCAAGAGCTGGGACTGCTGGAATAGCTCCCAAGATTCATGATCACTACATAAACCTTCTAAACATACTTCCAAGCCCATTTGCTCCTTGGAACGTTCTGAATACCTCGTTTGCTATGCGTACACCATTTAAAATGGTACCCATATCAAGGTTTAGATTGGAAACCCTTGGCGGTCGAGACTCTTTTCTCGTCCTACGGCTTGTTTTTGCCCACTCTTGATAATACTGACCAAGGGATTCAGGATTTTTTTGCAGCTTTTTGACCGAAACCTTATTTGACTTGAGCCAGTCAGAGAACTCAGGGGTAAAACCATTGATTTTTCTAGCCAATTTTCCTCCTCACCTCCATTCGTAAATGAATAATGCAAAGGGATTGTATGTCCCTTTGCATTACTTTGTTACCCTAACAATCACAACCGACAATTACCAACAAAATGAAAAGGACCAGGATCAGAGCAAAGTCATCGAAGCCATCAAAGAAACCCATTCTGTCTCCCCCTTTCCTTAGACACACTACTCTATGCGCTTTTCTCATGATTTGCCTGTACCCTCACCTAATAGCAAAAGGACGCAAGCATTTGCCTACGCCCTTTTTCATCCTATTGCAGTCCGATTTGCGACTTTACTTGCAGAATTCCGCCCTAATCCAAAATATGACTACCAACAAGAATAACAGCCTGACAATTCTCGACACAAAAAGAGCCTCGTACAAGGCTCCCTTTGCGTTGTTATTACTCTTTTACATAAAGCTGGTACATCTCGGTTTCTTCATCAGTTGCTTTTGCGATTCGAAAAGCTTCTTCCACGCTTTTCTTGTTTTGAATTACCTCGTAGAAAAAGCGCAGGGCGAACATCAGCGCAGAACTTCCGTCCGGGTAATCATCTGGCCCAATATACATATGGCAACCACTTTCCAGAAAGGCCTTCGCTAATTTAGGATCACCCAGCGAGCATCCGTTACTCAACACGATTTTTCCATCCAGCTTGGCAAACCGTCTAACCTCGTCAGGACCAAAATTATCCTTTGGTTCTCCTTCCTCGTAAACGTCCTCGCCCAGCTCTGGCATAATGAGGCTTCCCTCATCGCCATGGAAATTCAGAATAATCATGTCGGTATTTGGGTAGAGGTCGCTGCCATTCAATACATCGATCAAATCGCTTGGTCGACCAATCCAGTACGTAAAGACTCGAGCTCCAAAATACTCAAGTGTATTTCGGATTGCTTGGCTATCCTGGTCCGTATCCGGACCGACTACTAGGGCAACATTCATTTCAGGTTTACTCATTGTGATATTCCTCCATTTGGTTGTAAGTGGTTTTTATTTGTGGGTAAACAAAACCATTTACGTGGAGGGGGGCGGGCCAACTGGTGAATGGCAAGACGTTACTTCTTAATCATCAAGTAGGAAAACTCCTCTTCAATTGGAATATTTTATAAATTTTCAGTAGTATATCACCCAAAACTTGGCGTGTAAAGTTTCTCTAACTATGCAAATCCTTTTTTGATTTTGGACTTTATGTCACGATACAGCTCCCCGTATGTAATCGCATGCTCGATATGCGAATAGGAAAGCACGGAATCGCCATCCTTGCTCTCGCAGCAAGCAAAGAACAGGCTTTCCATCAGATTGTGATTTTCGATGGAATTGGTAATATGAACGCACTCCTCAATCGAATCCTGAGCGTCATGCTTGTAAAAAAGAAACGTCCCTTCTTTGAACGCCCCTTTTTTGTTGGCGTCTTTCCAAATGAGCATGCCTAAGGTAATAAAGTACCCTTCCTGGAAGCGGATCACGCCTGTAATGACCGAATTAATCGTAGTCGGAATGATCGCAATCGAGTCATTGAGCTGATTGACGTATTCATACAATACTTTATTGGATTCTCGAAGATCAGCGATTGGTACATGAAGAAGCTGCTTGTCTCTTAATTTTTCTACGAGTTGCTGAACGCATAGCGTCTTATTCAAAGTTGAAATCACAACCTCATCACTTCTCCCATTGTAAGTAAGTGTCTTCTTTACGTTATTCGTGATGAATGGACATATCCCTACAAAATTCGTACAAATCTTCTTACCATTTCGGCGGAATTCAAGTTTTCCCAAATTTTATTTTTTTTACCACAACCAATCAAACAAACAAGCGTATAAACTATCAGATTGGTTTAGGGGGTTACGGTTGTGAAACTCGCGGAAGCGTTAATCATTCGTGCCGATTATCAAAAGCGAATCGAACAGTTGGGGGACCGCTTGCACCGCAGCGCAAAGGTCCAGGAAGGTGAACAGCCTCCAGAAAATCCTGACGATCTCTTATCTGAGCTGTATCAGTTGTTTGACCAGCTCGAGCGTATTGTTCAGCAAATCAATCGAACCAATGCGTCTTGCCGCTTTAACGAAACAATGACACTCTCCGATGCGTTAACCAAACGTGATGTTCTCGGTTCAAAACGCAATGAGCTGGCCGACCTGATCAAAGAAGCTACAGTCAAGCATGATCGCTACAGCCGTTCGGAGGTCAAGATTTGCTCAACTGTTAATATTGCCCAGTTGCAAAAGCAAGTCGACGAGCTGTCCAAGCAGTACCGGGAACTGGATGCAAGCATTCAACAATTCAACTGGTTAACGGAGCTGCAAGAAACCTGACGTAAGAGACATGGAAGTCGGTAGTCTGTCTGCAAAAGGCGAACACGTCCCCATTCAACAGGGTTAATGTTGAAAACTCATTGGTCGGGTCAAGGGGCAACCCTGAGGGTTCAAATCCCTCTCTCACATAAGAAGCCCAGTAATGTGACATGAGTAATGCGTACTTGGTATTGTAACTACCGTGTGTTGATTTTGTCTGACAGACGAGGGTGGGTACGGGGATCATTCCATGTAAAAAAGCCCTTCACGCCTTTATGTGGCGAGAAGGGCTTCTTGGCGCAAATTTACGCCTTTCCTTTTAGGTAATCATCCTTTATCTTCTTTTCCTGTTCAGCGGTAGTCATGTCTTTCTCCAACACTTGATACATCAGTTCATCCTTCACTTGGCGAGGGATTTCTTTTTCCTGATGATTCGGGACAGATGAACTCGAGACAGAGTCATGTTCCATACGCGTACCTCCATGGCTTTTTGGGGTTAGCTTACCCGAAAGCGCCCACTCCATTCACCACACACGCTGAACACTGAGCATTTTTCTCAGCTCGTCGACCGAACGTGGAATATTTCCGCCCAACTCTCGCTTCCACTGCTCAGGCAGTGCCTCCCACACATCCACGAGCAACGGCATACCTAGATGAAGGCTTTCCAGCATGTCTCTGTTTTCCAATGCCTCCTGCGGATCTCCCGCGAACACAAGCCTTCCTTCATCCATGATGCAAATCCACTCCGCCCATTCAAACGCAATATCCATATCGTGAGTTGCCATCAAAACAGTCGTTCCTTGCCGGTGAATAGCATCGAGCTCCCGCAGTAAATTTTTGGTCTGGTAGCGATCCAGATACGCAGTAGGCTCGTCCAACAGCAAAAGCTCTGGCTCCATGACCATGACCCCTGCGAGTGCCAGTCGTCGTTTTTGTCCCAGGCTCAAATGATGAATCGGAGCTTCTGCCAGCTCTCTTAACCCGAATGCATCCAGCACCTTTTCTACCTTTGCCCGGATTACGTCCACAGGCAGCTTCTGATTGCATAAACCGTAAGATATATCTTCTGCCACTGTGCTTGCGATCAACTGATGCTCGGGATCTTGAAAGACCAAGCCTACCTTTTGCGTCATCTCTTGCAATGCGGCCCGTTTGTAGACAAGCGGTTTCCCCTTCCACAGCACCTGTCCCTGCTGTGGCTCGATGATCCCGTTTCCATGCAAGAACAGGGTCGACTTCCCACAGCCATTCCGCCCCAAAAGAACACATTTTTTCCCCTCTGGAATCCATAAGGACAGCCCTGACAGGACTGGTCCCCGCCCTCCTGGATACGTGTACTGCAAATCGATGAACTCCAACAACCGTGATGTCATAACCGCCAACCTCCTGTCCACCACTCAAGCAGCACCAGCAGCATACAGCCTGCGATTGATTCCCACTCATAGCGGTGCGAGCGGGCATGGGAATGAAACGAGAGCACCTGCATGCTCTCCCCGAAACCTCTTGCCGCCATTCCTTTGTGCAGGGCTTCGTATTTGCGCATCGCTCTGACAAACAATTGCGCAACGAGAACCCCTGCATCCCGAAGTGTCGCCCGGAAGCCGCGATGACCTCCGCGCGAACGTTGGGCAATCCAGAGCTGGTGAGAAATCGTTACCAACACAAAAATAAACCGATACATAATCATTAATAAATCAGTCACAAGAACAGGCATATGAAGCCGGCGAAGCACCTGCAAGATTTCGGCAAACGGCACGGTAAACAAAAGGAAAGCAAAGCAGGATAAGCTCGCCATGGTCCGCCAAAATAAAATCCAAACTTTACTGAAGGAGGACATCGGCACATAGAGCACATACGAACCCAAATCCCATGCTGCCGCGACCTGTACCTGTACTCCTCCTGCTCTCGCCCCTTCAATCAATAGAGCAGGGAGCCCCGCCGCGAAAAACGAGAGTGACACGATCATAAAGGCACAGTAGATACGGACAGGAATACGGGCATATACCACTACCCATACCGTCATCCAAACCACGACCGCCATCTGCATCCATACATGTCCCACCAGGACGAGCAGTAACATTGCACTCGCCAGCAATAGCTTATGAGCTGGCGGCAGATGTTTTAGCCTGTTTTGATAAGAGAGAGAATCAAGCTGCAGCCCGTTCATTTTTTGCGTTTATCCAACCGACCTTTGTACAAACCCACGGCGTAGCCAACCACTCCCGCTCCCAACGCCGCCTGCACCGCAAACAATAGACTCTCCGTCTCTCCCCCTGGCGGTTCTATCAGCGGTTGAAACCACGGTTCGTAGTTCGGAGCGATTTCCTTGATCGCTTCCTCCGCCACGCCGTCTGCGCCGCCAAATTCCGAATCCTGCACCAGCAGCAGCGGGACAATAGCCAGTACAATTACCCCCAAGAGTAAAAGCCAGTTCCACCCCTTTTTCACAGCGATTCCTCCCGTTTGAGCAAACGAAGCTGCGTAAGCTCTTTTGCGTTATAAGATAACAACCAGTTCCAAACAAGAACGGTCAACAGACCTTCACTAATAGCGAGCGGTACTTGCGTGAACGCAAAAATTCCTGCGAATTTGGCAAATGAGGCCAACACTCCGCCAGATTCAGCTGGAAATGCGAATGCCAGTTGAAACGAAGTCACCACATAGGTAGCGAGATCAGCCAAAGCCGCCGCCGCAAAAACCGCCAGACGCTGACTTCCGGCCACTTTCATGATCAACCGATAGATTCCGTATGCCACCATCGGTCCTACTACTGCCATAGATACAGCATTTGCTCCTAGCGTAGTCAAACCTCCATGCGCCAAAAGCAAGGCTTGAAACAAGAGCACCATACTCCCTAACACAGACATCGCAAAAGGCCCAAACATAATGGCGCCAAGGCCTGTTCCAGTCGGGTGAGAGCTGCTGCCTGTAACCGAAGGGATTTTCAATGCAGATAAAACAAAGGCAAATGCTCCTGCAACGCCAATAAGGAGCTTCATCTCGGGATGTTCTTTTACAATCTTGTTAATCGAGCGAATCCCAAGAATAAAGAATGGCAAGAACACAGCCCACCAAAATAAGGCCCAGGATAATGGCAAATACCCTTCCATGATGTGCATTGCATGTCCTGTCTCAGGTTCATTGAGCAAAAAATACAAGACAAAGCCCGCGATCATCAAACAAGTAGATACGAGACGAGATCGATTCATGTTTATCCTCCTTCACTGACTTTCATTCTTTCCTCCAAACAAAAAAATCCCATCCATCAGTGGACGAGATGTGCACACAAAACAACAGACTGACTAGACAGCCTCATTGCCTCGTATTCACCGCTCCTTTCCGCGAAGGTTCTGTGGGTGTGGCTACTAGGTAGGTCTCCTGGCTTCCAGATCCATGCGCTCCTTGTCCTTCCCCATACGAAGATGAGTGGTTTCCTTTTCAAAGAGAGCTCCCTGGTTACAGTGGCGGGACCGCTCGGGACTTTCACCCGATTCCCTGTTACCCTTTATGCGTCACATAAAGGCACCTAACGCCGACTATATGCAATTGACTGACAATTCATGTTTGTCCCACATCATTATACCGGATCACTACATAAATCGGAAGAATATAAGCGAAAACGCATAAGTCGATGACCCACTACAAACGGAGCCATCGACCTATGCGTACTTGTTCTATCTATTCTTTTGCGTCTACGCCAATTACTTCACTAATATGTTTAAAACCATCGCGTTGCATGAGCTTGAGCAGTTTTTTGTTGATTTGTTTGGCGATACCTGGGCCCTGATAAATCATCCCCGTATACACCTGAACAAGACTGGCTCCTGCCCGGATTTTCGCGTAGGCGTCTTCCCCATTATAAATACCACCGACACCGATGATTGGTACCTTGTCTCCTACTTCTTGATAAATCTCCTTCACCCAAGCAGTGGAACGCTCTGTAAGAGGTCTTCCGCTCAATCCGCCCGCTTCCTCGGCAAATCGATGTCCGGAAACGGCCTCGCGTGACAGTGTCGTATTGGTAGCAATAATTCCGGAAATGCCTTCTTCTACAGCAGCGTGAACAACATCGCGCATGTGCTCATCTGACATGTCTGGCGCTACTTTCAGCAAAATCGGCTTTTTCTTGATGGAACGCCCTTCCATTTCGGTTGCCTTTTCTTTTACTGCACGCACCAAATGACGCAAGCTCTCCGTTTCCTGCAAGTCACGAAGATTCGGGGTATTTGGAGAGCTGATGTTAATGACGAAATAGTGACCGTATGCATAGAGCATGTCCATACATTTGCTATAATCGACGGCCGCTTCTTCATTCGGCGTTACTTTGTTTTTCCCAATGTTAATCCCAATCGGAACATCTGAGTATGCGTAATCGACCAAATGCTGGGAAGCCAGATACGCACCGTGATTGTTGAAGCCCATTCGGTTAATGACAGCTTGATGTTCCGGCAATCGGAACAATCGGGGCTTTGGATTGCCTGGCTGCCCCTGCGGCGTCAGTGTCCCGATTTCCACAAACCCAAAGCCAAGAGCACCCAGCGCATGATAAACTTCTGCATTTTTATCAAAACCGGCTGCAAGTCCGACTGGATTCGGAAACGTCATTCCCCACAGCTTGTTCTCCAACCGCTGGTCTTTTACCTGATAGATCATCTTCAGGATGCTTTTGCCTGGAGCAGAATCCTCCACCAGCCTTAAGGCACCAATTGTCTTTTCATGAATCTCTTCCGCATCTTGCTGGAACAGATATTTTCTTATGAGCTGATACATCGGCTGCACTCCTTACTCCGTTTCTACCTTTTTACCTCATAGTAGAATACCATACTTTTTCGGGAGGATGTAACCTTTATACGTGATACATATTTCCAAGTAAGCAGGCAAATCCTAACAGCACCACCACACACAGGGGGATAAGTCTTTCATGAAAGTGGACGGAAAAATCGGGATTGGTCAAGCCATTATGGTGATGATGCTGACGATCGGCATTACGAACCACGTAACCGTCATTCCCCTCTTATTAAGTAAAGCCGGAAGAGATGCTTGGTTGAGCGTGTTGGTTGCTGGTATTCCTTTTTCCTTGTGGGTGTATTTATTGTTTGTGATCAATCGAACAATAAAACAACAAGCCTTGTATGAATGGCTTCAGCAGCGAACAGGAAATATTGTCAGCCATCTCTTGCTCACTCCGATCATGATCTGCCTGTATTTGATGGCGTTAACCAATCTGATCGATACCCAGACATGGACTACCGTCAATTATCTGCCTCGAACACCCGAATGGGTGACTGCATTCGCCTTGATGGGCTTATGTGTGCTCGCAGCTATCGGGGGAATGACCTCTGTTGGAATTACAGCAGGAATACTTCTGCCTATCGTCGTGTTGCTTGGATTTTTTGTCGCTTTTGGCAATATTCCCAAAAAGGATTATAGTCTTTTACTACCGCTTTTCCAGAACGGTTATCGTCCTCTGATAATGGGGATGCTCTACTTTGGCGGTGGTATAACCGAGCTGTTTCTGTTGCTATTGCTTCAGCATCACATCCGCAAGCCACTCCGCCTCGTACACTATTTCGTTATGCTCGGCATTACGGTTCTGTTGACACTCAGTCCGTTGACAGGGGCGATTGCAGAATTCGGACCTGTCGAATCTGCCCGTCAACGTTTTCCCGCATTTGAACAATGGCGGCTCCTCACCATTGGAAAAGACATCGAAAATATGGAGTTCTTCTCGATTTTCCAGTGGCTCTCTGGTGCTTTTATTCGAATCACTATCTGCTTGCTGCTTCTGGGGGAGTTACTCACGATCCATACCAGAAAACAGCGCAAATACACGATCCTGTTTCTCGGGGGGAGCATGATCGCCTTTACCAGCCTCCCGTATAGCGACATGCAGTTCGTTTCCTTCCTCACGCACGTATACTATCCGCTTTACTTCGTCCTTATGATCATTGTCACACTCGCACTCATCCTGATTTCCCTGCGCAAATCATCCAAACAGGAGGGAATAGGCCATGACCCTTGAAGAGGAACTGCGGTCAAAATTCGCGCATTGTGCCGACGTTATTTTTATGCGAACGGTCACACCTGAGGATCAGCCAGTGTTGATGCTTTATTGTGAAGGGCTTGCAGACATTCGTCAATTACAGGATACAGCATTGCCACAGCTTGAGCGCTTCCTGACTGAGGGGGATTTGCGCTCTCTGCCCCTCATCCCCCTTTTCACGGATTCTGAACTGTGGATTGAGCGACTTTTTGCTGGAGATTTGCTGATTTTTATTGGTGATACTCCTCCCTTCGCTTGGGATATTTCTAAGCGGCCAGAGCGTGGCACTGAGGAAGCCAATACGGAGATTTCGATCAAAGGTCCCCGGGACGGTTTCGTTGAGGATATTTCCACGAACGTTGCTCTCATTCGCAAGCGTATGCGAACCATTACCCTGGCTTATGAGCCTTTTATTCTCGGAACGCGTTCACGCACAAGAGTCGGCATAATGTATATCACAGACGGGGTATCTGAAGATCTGGTAGAGATGATGCGCGAAAGACTACACAAATGTACGTCAAAAAAAATTGTGAACAGCGCCATTCTGGAAAAAATGCTGAGCGACAACACTCGTTCGGTGTTTCCCTTGGTTAATTATACGGGACGTCCTGATTTTGCAATTTACATGCTGCTGCAAGGCAAGGTCATC
The window above is part of the Brevibacillus brevis NBRC 100599 genome. Proteins encoded here:
- a CDS encoding L,D-transpeptidase family protein, whose protein sequence is MVNRTITHLLICFAAILLLTVSFPVEIEIGQKIVYAEHSLPIISDQGIFTIEVYPRKHKLIVKKHGKTIKTYPVAVGNPSTPTPVGEYKVIYKGKDWGPSFGPRWLGLNVPWGIYGIHGTNKPYSIGQHLSHGCIRMRNNDVIELFKMIPLGTKVTIYGHVLGDPSHDPRDLAEGDVGGDVQLIQSRLKSAGYYHGICDGKFRSSTTAALKKFQRDRKLKPNGVVSSKIYQELGLLE
- a CDS encoding YjcZ family sporulation protein — protein: MRKAHRVVCLRKGGDRMGFFDGFDDFALILVLFILLVIVGCDC
- a CDS encoding DIP1984 family protein, producing the protein MKLAEALIIRADYQKRIEQLGDRLHRSAKVQEGEQPPENPDDLLSELYQLFDQLERIVQQINRTNASCRFNETMTLSDALTKRDVLGSKRNELADLIKEATVKHDRYSRSEVKICSTVNIAQLQKQVDELSKQYRELDASIQQFNWLTELQET
- a CDS encoding energy-coupling factor ABC transporter ATP-binding protein, with the translated sequence MTSRLLEFIDLQYTYPGGRGPVLSGLSLWIPEGKKCVLLGRNGCGKSTLFLHGNGIIEPQQGQVLWKGKPLVYKRAALQEMTQKVGLVFQDPEHQLIASTVAEDISYGLCNQKLPVDVIRAKVEKVLDAFGLRELAEAPIHHLSLGQKRRLALAGVMVMEPELLLLDEPTAYLDRYQTKNLLRELDAIHRQGTTVLMATHDMDIAFEWAEWICIMDEGRLVFAGDPQEALENRDMLESLHLGMPLLVDVWEALPEQWKRELGGNIPRSVDELRKMLSVQRVW
- the cbiQ gene encoding cobalt ECF transporter T component CbiQ, producing MNGLQLDSLSYQNRLKHLPPAHKLLLASAMLLLVLVGHVWMQMAVVVWMTVWVVVYARIPVRIYCAFMIVSLSFFAAGLPALLIEGARAGGVQVQVAAAWDLGSYVLYVPMSSFSKVWILFWRTMASLSCFAFLLFTVPFAEILQVLRRLHMPVLVTDLLMIMYRFIFVLVTISHQLWIAQRSRGGHRGFRATLRDAGVLVAQLFVRAMRKYEALHKGMAARGFGESMQVLSFHSHARSHRYEWESIAGCMLLVLLEWWTGGWRL
- a CDS encoding energy-coupling factor ABC transporter substrate-binding protein, which produces MKKGWNWLLLLGVIVLAIVPLLLVQDSEFGGADGVAEEAIKEIAPNYEPWFQPLIEPPGGETESLLFAVQAALGAGVVGYAVGLYKGRLDKRKK
- a CDS encoding energy-coupling factor ABC transporter permease, with protein sequence MNRSRLVSTCLMIAGFVLYFLLNEPETGHAMHIMEGYLPLSWALFWWAVFLPFFILGIRSINKIVKEHPEMKLLIGVAGAFAFVLSALKIPSVTGSSSHPTGTGLGAIMFGPFAMSVLGSMVLLFQALLLAHGGLTTLGANAVSMAVVGPMVAYGIYRLIMKVAGSQRLAVFAAAALADLATYVVTSFQLAFAFPAESGGVLASFAKFAGIFAFTQVPLAISEGLLTVLVWNWLLSYNAKELTQLRLLKREESL
- a CDS encoding quinone-dependent dihydroorotate dehydrogenase, whose amino-acid sequence is MYQLIRKYLFQQDAEEIHEKTIGALRLVEDSAPGKSILKMIYQVKDQRLENKLWGMTFPNPVGLAAGFDKNAEVYHALGALGFGFVEIGTLTPQGQPGNPKPRLFRLPEHQAVINRMGFNNHGAYLASQHLVDYAYSDVPIGINIGKNKVTPNEEAAVDYSKCMDMLYAYGHYFVINISSPNTPNLRDLQETESLRHLVRAVKEKATEMEGRSIKKKPILLKVAPDMSDEHMRDVVHAAVEEGISGIIATNTTLSREAVSGHRFAEEAGGLSGRPLTERSTAWVKEIYQEVGDKVPIIGVGGIYNGEDAYAKIRAGASLVQVYTGMIYQGPGIAKQINKKLLKLMQRDGFKHISEVIGVDAKE
- a CDS encoding GerAB/ArcD/ProY family transporter; this translates as MKVDGKIGIGQAIMVMMLTIGITNHVTVIPLLLSKAGRDAWLSVLVAGIPFSLWVYLLFVINRTIKQQALYEWLQQRTGNIVSHLLLTPIMICLYLMALTNLIDTQTWTTVNYLPRTPEWVTAFALMGLCVLAAIGGMTSVGITAGILLPIVVLLGFFVAFGNIPKKDYSLLLPLFQNGYRPLIMGMLYFGGGITELFLLLLLQHHIRKPLRLVHYFVMLGITVLLTLSPLTGAIAEFGPVESARQRFPAFEQWRLLTIGKDIENMEFFSIFQWLSGAFIRITICLLLLGELLTIHTRKQRKYTILFLGGSMIAFTSLPYSDMQFVSFLTHVYYPLYFVLMIIVTLALILISLRKSSKQEGIGHDP